One window from the genome of Labeo rohita strain BAU-BD-2019 unplaced genomic scaffold, IGBB_LRoh.1.0 scaffold_273, whole genome shotgun sequence encodes:
- the slc5a3b gene encoding sodium/myo-inositol cotransporter, producing the protein MLKTGPAMEAADIAVVALYFVLVLIIGLLTMWKANRSTVSGYFLAGRTMNWVVIGASLFVSNIGSEHFIGLAGSGAASGFAVGAWEFNALLLLQLLGWVFIPVYIYSGVYTMPEYLSKRYGGRRLKVYFAALSLLLYIFTKLSVDLYAGALFIQESLGWNLYLSIILLISMTALLTVTGGLAAVIYTDTLQAVLMIGGAMTLTIISLVKVGGLEGVREKYMEAIPNVTAILANSNFSFQYTNSCRIHPKPDSLKLLRGPLDEDIPWPGFILGQTPSSIWYWCADQVIVQRVLAAKNIAHAKGSTLMAGMLKILPMFIIVIPGMISRILFPDELACIGPEHCLAVCGSQAGCSNIAYPRLVMTVMPVGLRGLMMAVMIAALMSDLDSIFNSASTIFTLDIYKMLRECASSRELVVVGRFFVIFMVTISIAWVPVIIEMQGGQMYLYIQEMAGYLTPPIAALFLLGVFWKRCSETGAFWGGMTGFVLGTTRLFLGFIYREPKCDQPDDRPTFITHVHYMYIAAGLFWISGLVAVCVSLCTSPPEEEKIKRTTIWGLKELKRLPVTEREEMYKLTNGSGDGVLKKDVPEDVQKERCLDGADLKLLMPSPCDQDHMTPSTEASTPMELYANGHANLVKQNNQGKCGDDESCLQMFDWICCHKEKTSVAEPKVIKEDEGVIREMLHEPPKIKLLLNFGLVFVCLLGVFMFIYFSL; encoded by the coding sequence atgttaaaaacggGACCAGCGATGGAGGCAGCGGATATTGCAGTTgtagcactttattttgttCTCGTGCTCATAATTGGTCTGCTCACCATGTGGAAGGCCAACCGTAGCACCGTCAGCGGCTACTTCCTGGCTGGTCGAACTATGAACTGGGTGGTGATTGGTGCCTCGCTGTTTGTCAGCAACATCGGCAGTGAGCATTTCATTGGACTTGCTGGTTCTGGTGCAGCCAGTGGTTTTGCAGTAGGCGCCTGGGAGTTCAACGCCCTCCTGCTTCTGCAGCTGCTCGGTTGGGTGTTCATCCCAGTGTACATCTACTCTGGAGTTTACACCATGCCAGAGTACCTCTCCAAGCGCTACGGGGGCAGGCGGCTAAAGGTTTACTTTGCCGCcctctcacttctgctgtacaTCTTTACCAAACTCTCAGTGGACTTGTACGCAGGAGCTCTTTTCATCCAGGAGTCTCTTGGCTGGAACCTCTACCTGTCAATCATCTTGTTGATCTCAATGACCGCCTTGTTGACAGTAACCGGTGGACTGGCTGCCGTGATCTACACGGACACTCTACAGGCCGTGCTCATGATTGGCGGTGCAATGACCCTTACTATCATCAGCCTGGTCAAGGTAGGCGGTTTGGAAGGGGTGCGGGAAAAATACATGGAGGCGATCCCAAACGTCACAGCCATCCTGGCTAACAGCAACTTCAGCTTCCAGTACACAAACTCCTGCCGAATCCATCCCAAGCCAGATTCCCTCAAGCTCCTACGAGGGCCGCTGGATGAGGACATCCCTTGGCCAGGGTTCATTTTGGGTCAAACGCCCTCATCCATTTGGTACTGGTGCGCTGACCAGGTCATCGTCCAGAGAGTGTTAGCCGCCAAGAACATCGCCCACGCCAAAGGCTCTACGCTTATGGCGGGAATGCTTAAGATCCTTCCCATGTTCATCATTGTTATTCCAGGAATGATCTCAAGAATATTGTTCCCTGATGAGCTTGCATGCATCGGACCAGAGCACTGCTTGGCTGTGTGCGGCAGTCAGGCTGGCTGTTCCAACATCGCCTACCCTCGGCTGGTCATGACCGTGATGCCAGTGGGTCTCAGAGGGTTGATGATGGCTGTGATGATCGCCGCCCTCATGAGTGACCTAGACTCGATTTTCAACAGCGCCAGCACCATCTTCACATTGGACATCTATAAAATGCTGCGTGAATGCGCCTCTTCCCGTGAGCTGGTAGTCGTCGGCAGGTTTTTTGTGATATTCATGGTGACTATTAGCATTGCTTGGGTGCCTGTCATTATTGAGATGCAAGGCGGCCAGATGTACCTCTACATCCAGGAAATGGCAGGATACCTCACACCTCCTATTGCCGCCCTCTTTCTCCTTGGAGTCTTCTGGAAACGTTGCAGTGAGACCGGCGCATTTTGGGGTGGCATGACTGGGTTCGTACTCGGCACTACCCGCCTCTTCCTTGGTTTTATATATCGTGAGCCAAAATGTGACCAGCCGGATGACCGGCCGACTTTCATCACGCACGTCCACTACATGTACATTGCCGCTGGCCTGTTTTGGATATCCGGGCTGGTGGCTGTGTGTGTCAGTCTGTGCACATCGCCTCCAGAAGAGGAGAAGATCAAGCGTACCACAATCTGGGGCTTGAAAGAACTTAAGCGCCTACCTGTGACTGAACGAGAGGAAATGTACAAACTCACTAATGGCAGTGGCGACGGTGTTCTAAAGAAAGACGTTCCTGAAGATGTCCAGAAGGAGAGATGTCTTGATGGGGCTGATTTGAAACTGCTTATGCCCTCCCCTTGTGACCAAGATCACATGACCCCAAGCACAGAGGCATCCACACCAATGGAGCTGTATGCCAACGGTCATGCAAATCTTGTAAAACAGAACAATCAAGGCAAGTGTGGAGATGATGAGAGCTGCCTGCAAATGTTTGACTGGATTTGTTGTCACAAGGAGAAAACGTCCGTCGCCGAACCCAAAGTCATTAAAGAAGATGAAGGAGTTATTCGTGAAATGCTTCACGAACCTCCAAAGATCAAGCTCTTATTGAACTTCGGCCTGGTATTTGTCTGTTTGCTgggtgtttttatgtttatctaCTTCTCcttgtaa